Proteins from one Rhodohalobacter mucosus genomic window:
- the clpX gene encoding ATP-dependent Clp protease ATP-binding subunit ClpX: MSKKKENELVYCSFCGRSSQEVSSMVAGPDVYICNHCVEDASSIIQSDLASLSRRREKQYSPMLKPLEIKARLDEYVIGQNDAKKALSVAVYNHYKRISNGGEINFEDTRIEKSNICLLGPTGSGKTLLARTLAKIIDVPFTIADATVLTEAGYVGEDVESILSNLLQAADYDVERARRGIVYIDEIDKVSRKSDNPSITRDVSGEGVQQALLKILEGTTANIPPKGGRKHPEQSFIQLDTSDILFVCGGAFSGLEEIIARRLSTSAMGFHSVDQRKFDKNDPEIFTHVEPEDLQKFGLIPELIGRLPIICGLEELSDEAMIEILLTPKNAITKQYKKLFQMEDVELVFEEDALHAIVERARERKTGARGLRSILEDAMLDVMFTIPSMKNVKRCIVTRETIEKKAPPVYEKHKASA, encoded by the coding sequence ATGAGTAAGAAAAAAGAGAACGAACTTGTCTACTGCTCCTTCTGCGGCAGGTCGAGCCAGGAAGTAAGTTCCATGGTTGCTGGTCCCGATGTATATATCTGTAATCACTGCGTGGAGGATGCATCCAGTATTATTCAGAGCGATTTGGCTTCACTGTCGCGCCGGCGCGAAAAGCAGTACAGCCCGATGCTCAAGCCTTTAGAGATCAAGGCGCGGCTTGATGAGTATGTGATTGGTCAGAATGATGCAAAAAAAGCACTCTCCGTAGCTGTTTACAATCACTACAAGCGTATCTCCAACGGCGGGGAAATCAATTTTGAAGACACCCGCATTGAAAAGAGCAATATCTGCCTTCTGGGGCCAACCGGATCGGGCAAAACACTTCTGGCCCGGACACTCGCAAAGATTATTGATGTTCCCTTTACCATTGCCGACGCAACCGTTCTCACCGAAGCCGGTTATGTGGGCGAGGATGTAGAGAGCATACTCAGCAATCTTCTTCAGGCCGCCGACTATGATGTGGAACGTGCCCGGCGCGGCATCGTATATATCGATGAGATCGACAAAGTTTCACGTAAAAGTGACAACCCGTCCATTACCCGCGACGTATCGGGCGAAGGCGTGCAGCAGGCACTTCTCAAAATATTGGAGGGAACTACCGCAAATATCCCTCCCAAAGGCGGCCGGAAACATCCTGAGCAAAGCTTTATACAGCTCGATACATCCGACATCCTGTTTGTATGCGGGGGCGCTTTCAGCGGACTTGAAGAAATTATTGCCCGAAGGCTATCTACGTCTGCCATGGGCTTCCATTCCGTGGACCAGAGAAAATTTGACAAGAACGATCCTGAAATTTTTACGCATGTAGAGCCCGAAGACCTTCAAAAATTCGGACTTATTCCCGAACTCATCGGTCGTCTGCCGATTATTTGTGGCCTCGAAGAACTTTCTGACGAAGCCATGATCGAAATTCTCCTCACTCCAAAAAATGCGATCACCAAGCAATACAAAAAACTGTTTCAGATGGAGGATGTAGAGCTTGTGTTTGAAGAGGATGCACTTCATGCTATTGTAGAGAGGGCAAGGGAAAGGAAAACGGGAGCCCGTGGATTGCGCTCTATTCTGGAAGATGCCATGCTGGATGTTATGTTTACCATTCCTTCCATGAAAAATGTGAAGCGATGTATTGTAACGCGTGAAACCATCGAAAAGAAGGCACCTCCCGTATACGAAAAACACAAGGCTTCTGCCTGA
- the clpP gene encoding ATP-dependent Clp endopeptidase proteolytic subunit ClpP, giving the protein MNVKQPLYEIPDMNDIDRIQNNLIPMVVETTNRGERAYDIYSRLLKDRIVILGTPVNDTVASTIVAQLLFLESQDAEKDINLYINSPGGVVSAGMAIYDTMQYVKCDVATTCVGMAASMGAVLLTAGAKGKRSALPHARVMIHQPLGGVQGQASDIEIEAQEILRIKRTLSEVLAHHTGKSVDQIVEDSDRNKWLTADEAQDYGLVDRVMRREKDNK; this is encoded by the coding sequence ATGAATGTGAAACAACCCCTGTACGAAATTCCTGATATGAATGATATAGACCGAATTCAGAATAATCTTATACCCATGGTTGTGGAAACAACCAACAGGGGAGAACGCGCCTACGATATCTACTCCCGTCTGCTAAAAGACCGGATTGTTATTTTGGGTACTCCCGTAAACGATACCGTTGCCAGTACCATCGTTGCACAGCTTCTCTTCCTGGAATCGCAGGATGCCGAGAAAGACATTAACCTCTATATCAACAGCCCGGGCGGAGTCGTATCGGCCGGTATGGCTATATATGACACCATGCAGTATGTGAAATGTGATGTGGCCACCACATGTGTGGGAATGGCAGCATCCATGGGCGCCGTTCTGCTCACTGCAGGCGCCAAGGGCAAGCGAAGTGCGCTGCCGCATGCGCGGGTCATGATCCACCAGCCGCTGGGTGGTGTGCAGGGTCAGGCGAGTGATATTGAAATTGAAGCACAGGAAATCCTCCGTATCAAGCGTACGCTCAGTGAGGTTCTGGCGCATCATACCGGTAAGTCGGTGGATCAGATTGTTGAAGATTCCGACCGTAACAAGTGGTTAACGGCCGACGAAGCCCAGGATTACGGACTGGTTGACCGTGTGATGAGACGCGAGAAAGATAACAAGTAA
- the tig gene encoding trigger factor, whose translation MNISVEELTSVDKEITIKANREDLSPKFNQAFKKYQKQIQMPGFRPGNVPIGLVKKRFGREIEMEEINSYVQEVYEKEIVPEYEPVGETQMVDMKWEDDQLEVTFKVGAKPSFELTDLSKVKVDKMVHDVSDEEVEEEIERTLDKQGNWAETDGEITEESRVTVDAVTLDAEGNPVEGETDEDQKLDLRQEGAKEFRENLIGKKAGDVVNMELGEGDDADRFELHVKKVEEMQKAELTDEFAKEQSQGQAANVDEFRSYIKSSMQEYYDQSANDMFRNDVVNELTEAHDFEIPDVMEEQILESYVEYAKQQSGGQLPEDFNFDEYKERMRDSAVREGKWAFISEKLQEKFDDIEIKPEDIDEFIAVEAARYGATADQLKSYYAQNPSQLENLRNSIRENKVFDKLNEVVTINELPKEEFREKREKKEEKQEKAK comes from the coding sequence GTGAACATTTCTGTTGAAGAACTGACTTCTGTAGATAAAGAGATTACCATCAAAGCAAACCGGGAAGACCTTTCCCCCAAATTCAATCAGGCGTTTAAAAAATATCAGAAACAGATCCAGATGCCAGGTTTTCGGCCCGGAAATGTTCCTATCGGACTGGTAAAAAAACGCTTTGGCCGGGAAATTGAGATGGAAGAGATCAACAGCTATGTCCAGGAGGTGTACGAAAAGGAGATCGTGCCCGAATATGAGCCCGTCGGGGAAACCCAGATGGTGGATATGAAATGGGAAGACGACCAGCTCGAAGTTACCTTCAAGGTAGGTGCCAAGCCCTCTTTCGAACTCACCGACCTATCGAAAGTAAAAGTTGACAAGATGGTTCACGATGTATCCGATGAGGAGGTGGAAGAGGAGATCGAACGGACCCTCGACAAGCAAGGCAATTGGGCTGAAACAGACGGTGAAATTACCGAAGAGAGCCGTGTTACCGTTGATGCTGTAACACTCGACGCCGAAGGCAATCCTGTAGAAGGTGAAACCGATGAAGATCAAAAGCTGGACTTGCGCCAGGAAGGAGCCAAAGAATTCCGCGAAAACCTTATCGGAAAAAAAGCAGGCGATGTTGTGAACATGGAGCTGGGCGAAGGCGACGATGCCGACAGATTTGAGCTGCATGTGAAAAAAGTGGAAGAGATGCAGAAAGCAGAACTAACAGACGAATTCGCCAAAGAACAGTCGCAGGGACAGGCAGCCAATGTTGATGAATTCCGCAGCTATATCAAAAGCAGCATGCAGGAATACTATGATCAGTCGGCCAACGACATGTTTCGCAATGATGTTGTAAATGAACTGACCGAAGCACACGATTTTGAAATCCCGGACGTAATGGAAGAACAGATCCTGGAATCGTATGTGGAATATGCCAAACAGCAGTCGGGCGGACAGCTTCCGGAGGATTTCAATTTTGATGAATACAAGGAACGCATGCGAGACTCTGCTGTACGTGAAGGAAAATGGGCATTTATCAGCGAGAAACTCCAGGAAAAATTTGATGATATCGAAATCAAACCTGAAGATATTGATGAATTTATTGCTGTGGAAGCAGCCCGTTACGGTGCCACAGCCGATCAGCTGAAGAGCTACTACGCACAGAATCCTTCTCAGCTTGAAAACCTTCGTAACAGCATACGCGAAAATAAAGTTTTTGATAAATTGAACGAGGTTGTTACCATCAATGAACTCCCGAAAGAAGAGTTTCGTGAAAAGCGGGAGAAAAAAGAGGAAAAACAGGAAAAAGCCAAGTAA
- the cutA gene encoding divalent-cation tolerance protein CutA yields MFRNLRLVYITTKDREEARKIGEELVKRKFVACVNIIDGMESIYRWDGEIVAESECILIAKTTHSNVSRLTKKVKELHSYDVPCIISINLAEQEGNEDYLNWLITSVQPPLPPGADLK; encoded by the coding sequence ATGTTCAGAAATCTGCGCCTTGTTTACATAACCACAAAAGACCGGGAAGAAGCACGAAAAATTGGCGAAGAGCTGGTAAAAAGAAAGTTTGTTGCCTGTGTGAATATTATTGACGGTATGGAGTCTATCTACCGCTGGGATGGAGAGATTGTTGCTGAGTCGGAGTGTATTCTCATTGCAAAAACCACACACAGCAATGTATCCCGGCTCACCAAAAAGGTGAAAGAACTTCATTCTTATGATGTACCCTGCATCATTAGCATCAATCTCGCTGAACAGGAGGGAAATGAGGACTACCTGAACTGGCTGATTACATCCGTCCAGCCCCCTCTTCCTCCCGGTGCTGATCTCAAATAG
- a CDS encoding enoyl-CoA hydratase/isomerase family protein produces the protein MPVSIRTSGHVLTAAIQRPDAMNAINFDVMNGLEEALEMAEQDESLRLFMLTGSGNSFIAGGDLKEFHGIRDAEGARKMSERMLAILERIEQLECWTLAAVNGPAYGGGWETLISFDFAVARESASFGFTQGKFYLPPGWGGLTRLNRIVGKKTADYWLASQKIISAEEALRAGLIQDVFPDDEYDGKLEKLMQKLVLNDRTFIDYMKKNHRKKITEELEPFSRFWESEEHIRRVEEFLRRGKK, from the coding sequence ATGCCTGTATCAATACGGACATCCGGCCATGTTTTGACTGCTGCCATTCAGCGGCCGGATGCAATGAACGCCATCAATTTTGACGTGATGAACGGCCTGGAAGAAGCCCTCGAAATGGCCGAACAGGATGAAAGCCTGCGCCTTTTTATGCTGACAGGATCCGGCAACAGTTTTATTGCGGGCGGCGACCTAAAGGAGTTTCATGGCATCCGGGATGCGGAGGGAGCCCGCAAAATGTCGGAGAGGATGCTTGCGATACTGGAAAGGATTGAGCAGCTGGAGTGCTGGACGCTGGCCGCCGTGAACGGACCTGCTTACGGAGGCGGGTGGGAAACGCTGATCAGTTTTGATTTTGCCGTTGCAAGGGAGTCGGCATCATTTGGCTTTACGCAGGGCAAATTCTACCTGCCGCCCGGCTGGGGCGGGCTGACGCGTTTGAACCGTATTGTCGGCAAAAAAACGGCCGATTACTGGCTGGCGTCGCAAAAAATCATCAGCGCAGAAGAAGCATTGCGCGCAGGGCTAATTCAGGATGTTTTCCCGGATGATGAATATGACGGGAAGCTGGAAAAGCTGATGCAGAAGCTGGTGCTCAATGACCGGACTTTTATTGATTATATGAAGAAGAACCACCGAAAAAAGATCACCGAAGAGCTGGAGCCGTTCAGCCGATTCTGGGAGAGTGAGGAGCACATCCGTCGGGTGGAAGAGTTTTTGCGCAGGGGAAAAAAGTAA